The sequence below is a genomic window from Lelliottia sp. JS-SCA-14.
GAGAAGAGCAGCCCGGCAATCAGCAGCGCGGGTGCCACGGCGCGAAGCAGCGGTTTCATCGCGTCAGTTCACCCAGTTCTTTGCTGTTGAATTCCAGAATGCGCAGGCCGTATTTGTCGTTCAACACCACCGCTTCGGCTTTGCCAAACAGAATGCCGTTCACTTTGATGTCCAGCGCTTCCCCGGCCATTTTGTCCAGCTCAATCACCGAATCGTGGTTGACGGTCATCAGCTCGGCCAGCGAAATCTCCACCGACGCCACTTCCAGCGTCAGGGTGACGGGAATGCGGCTAAAGAGCGCCATTTTGCGCAGGTCGTCGATGTCGTTCACGCTCGCGGGCTCTTCCTGAATATCGAGGCGGATATTGCCCTCAACGGTCTCTTCGCGCGGCATGTCGCCGAGGTTGAGATCGCTGAAATCCAGGGACTGGCTCAATTCTTGTTGCAGATCACTCATAAGGCTTCTCGATGGTTCTGTCGTTAAATCCACACAGGAATAACTTGCTGTGGTCTTCGGCAATGTTGGCGTCAAAAATCTGCTCTTTCCCGATATACACAGGAACGGGATCGTTGATGCTCATAGGGATAATGTCGCCCGGCTTAATTTTGGCGAGCTGGGCGACGGTCAAATTCAGGCTGGCGACCTTGCCGCTGAGTTTGAGCGGCAGGCTGTAAAACAGGCGCTCGATCTGCGAACGGTCCGGGGTGGCTTTCTTGCCTGCGGCGCTGTCCGTTGACGGGTCGCGCATGGTCATCAGCATGTGATCGACATGCTGGTTATCAAATAACAGGGTAAAGCTCCCGTGTTCATAACCTTCGAGACTAAAGGTCACACACCACGCCCATTGATTAATAATGGTGGTGTTGTCGCTCTTTATTTCCAGGTCCTGACCGAAAGTCTCTTTATCAATCAGCAGGCGCGTGAGATCGAGCCCAATTTTGGTTTTCAGGCGATCTTCTGTTTTCGTCACCGGCTGGCTGGTGTCCGGCAGAATATTGCCGCTCTCTTTTCCCAGACCATAATAGTCGTGAAGAATGTGCAGTAATAACGAGCGCTCAATGCTAAAGGCAATTGAACCCAACGGCGTGGAAAAGAGCTGCGTATTTTTATGCGTCTGGTCGATAGCAAAAATCATCGACTCCAGCGCGACATTCACCCGCAGTTTTTTAAGAAAATAGATGCTCAGTCGCGAATCAAAGATATCGAAGCTGTCATTCATCAACTTAGGTAATTTATGCCAGGGGCGACCAAGCTTGCTCACATCGAGCTTCACCATGTCGGGAATCGCCTGACGTTGGTAGATTCTAATTCGCTGAGGAGCTGCTTGCATAGTTCTTCCGCATAAAAGAGTGATGCGCGTTCAGGTTTATCAATTAAACAAAAACGCAAATCGTATCTAAAAAAATTTAAGTTTATTAAAACCGTGTCGCTATACGTTATCAGGAGGAAAAACCCGCCAGCGATAAATCCAGACGTGCACTGTTTTATTAGGGACAAGAATTAGACTCTTTTTAGGCGATCGGCACAAGATTGTCGGGGTTATTAATTCCTTATTTAGCAGGCGCAGATTAAGATTAATAACTTTTGTAACTTCATGATATGTATGGATTAATATTTTAATACCCATTAAAAACAAGACTTCTCACCCCCCGCCGTTATAATGCGCTTCAGTCATAAATTCAGATGCTCTCATGTATCCAGTGACTTTCGTAACCCATATCGAACTTATGCATTTATAAATATCCACGCCGCGTGGCGGAATATCTGTGCAGCAGTTTCAGGTTAATGAATTGATTAAATTGTTGGTGAGTTGTTATGAGTATTGTTATTGAACATGAAGCCCGTAATGAAAATGGATTTGTTGCCAGCGCGCCAGAAAGCGTCAATGTATTTTCATTAGCGCGTCGCGTGGCTAAATATAATGTATCGGTACTTATTACTGGCGAGACCGGAACAGGTAAAGAGTGTATCTCCCGCTATATTCATGAGAATGCATTAGGTGCAGATGCGCCTTATGTTGGTGTGAACTGTGCGGCGATTCCGGAAAGCATGCTCGAAGCGATTTTATTCGGCTACGAAAAAGGTGCCTTTACCGGCGCGGTCACCGGCGTGGCCGGGAAATTCGAACAGGCCAACGGCGGAACCTTATTGCTCGATGAAATCGGCGATATGCCCTTGGCCCTGCAGGCGAAATTATTACGCGTCTTGCAGGAGCAAGAAGTTGAGCGTCTGGGCAGCCATAAACGTATTCCGCTGGATATTCGTCTGGTCGCCTCCACCAATAAAGATTTGCAGCAGGAAATTGCCGAAGGGCGTTTTCGTCAGGATCTGTTTTACCGTATTTCGGTGGTGCCGATTCATATCACCCCCCTGCGCGAACGTCGTCAGGACATTATTCCTCTGGCCCTGCGTTTTATTGCCAAATATAAAGCTTTCCACAAAGGCAATATTCGCCTCAGCGACGAAGCGCGCCACGCGCTGCTGGCCTACGAATGGCCGGGCAACGTGCGCGAGCTGGAGAACGTCATTCAGCGCGGCATGATTCTGAGCAACGGCGAAGAGATCACCGCGGTCGATTTCGGCCTGCCGGTGATGATCCCCACGGTCGACATGCCCGACCTCGACGTGATGCCCGCCTATCGCGAGCAGCAGAGCGCGGCCAGCGCGATGAGCAACGTCAAACTCCACGGCCGGATGGCGGAGTTCCAGTACATCCTCGAACTGCTGAAACGCCACAACGGCAACAAATCCAAAACGGCGGCTTTTTTGGGAATCACCCCGCGCGCGCTGCGCTATCGCCTGGCGTCGATGCGCGAAGAAGGCATTGATGCCGGTTGCTACTCGTAACGGCAGAAGAGACATCACCCATGGACAAAATTTCCGCTATCGGACTCCAGGCAAGCCAACAGGCAATGCTTAGCAAAATGCACAACACCGCCGCGATGGCCGCGTCTGGCGTGAATCAGGGGCAGATGATCGCCCCCGGCGCGTCGTTCCCGGAAGTGGCGGGCGCAGGCAATCTCTCCTTCTCACAGGTGCTCAACAACGCCATTGATAACGTCGATGCGGTGCAGCACTCCGCTGGGGCGAAGCAAAAAGCGATTGAAATGGGACAGAGCGACGATCTGGCTGGTGCGATGATCGAATCGCAGAAGGCGAGCGTGGCCTTCTCCGCCATGATGCAGGTTCGCAACAAACTCACCACTGCGCTCGACGAAGTGATGAATACTCCGCTCTAAGGTCTCCTCCGTGCTGAATAAGTTAAAAGAAAAACTCTCCTCTATCCCGTTCCCTGCCGGGCGGCTGAAACCCCAGTGGCTCATCACCGCAGGCGGTGTGCTGCTGGTGGGGGCGATCGTCTTCTCCCTGTGGCGCAGCAATCAGGGCTATGTTGCCCTGTACGGCAGCCAGGAAAATATTCCTGTGGCGCAGGTGGTGGAAGTGCTGGGCGCCGAGGCGATTGCCTATCGCATCAACCCCGACAACGGCCAGATCCTGATCCCGGAGAACAAACTCCCGCGCGCGCGCATGGCGCTGGCGGCGAAAGGCATTACGGCGGTGACGCCGGACGGCTATGAGCTGATGGACAAAGAGGAGATGCTCGGCAGTAGCCAGTTTATCCAGAACGTTCGCTACAAGCGCAGCCTCGAAGGTGAACTGGCGCGCAGCATTATGGCTCTCGACCCGGTCGAAAGCGCCCGCGTGCATCTCGGCCTGAGCGAATCCAGCTCATTCGTGATGACCAACAAACCGCAGAGCAGCGCCTCGGTGATGCTGCAACTGCGCTACGGCAAACATCTGGATGAGCAGCAGGTTGCCGCCATCGTCCAGCTGGTCGCCGGAAGCGTGCCCGGTCTGCAGGCCAACAGCGTGCGCGTGGTCGATCAGGCGGGGAATCTGCTGTCGGAAAATGGCCAGCAGGGCACCACCAATATGGCCAGCATCCGCCAGGGGCGCGATGTCATTGAGCGAATCAAACACGAAACCACCAGCAACATCGCCGGGCTGCTGACGCCGCTGTTTGGCAGCGAAAACTACCGCATCAGCGTCACGCCGTCCGTGGACATGAGCAGCGTGGAAGAGACGCAGGAGCGCCTCGGGAAAGAGCCGCTGGTGAGCGACGAGAACATCTCTCGCGAAAACACCACTAACGAGCTGGCGATGGGCATTCCAGGTTCACTGAGCAACCGCCCGGTGACCGCTCCCGCCGCCGGTGCAGCACCTGCCGCCGCGCAACAGCAAACCACCCAAACCCAGACCAGCGATCCGCGCTCGCTCACCAACCGTACCCAGGAGCAGCGTAAGTTCGCCTTCGATCGCGATATCCGCCACATCCGCCATCCCGGCTACAAGCTGGAGAAACTGCGCGTGGCGGTGGCCCTGAATCAGGCGGCACCGTCGCTGGCCTCCATGACGCCAGAGCAACTCGCCACCCTGACGCGCCTGGTGGAAGACGCCGCCGGTATTGAAAAAGATCGCGGTGACTCCCTGACGCTGGACCGCCTGACCTTTGTCGATATGACGGTCGACGGCCTGCCGGTGCTGAAATGGTGGCAAGACCCGTCCATTCAGTACTGGGGACAAACGGGCGGCATCGGCCTTCTGGCCCTGCTCACCCTGCTGTTCGGCGTGCGTCCGCTGGCGCAGCGCCTGGGTCGCCGCGAACCGCTTGAGGCTGAAGCCATCGAAGCGAAAACGCACGACGACGCACCGGAAAATGATCTGGTCACTACCGAAAACGGCCTGACCGGCTTACCAGGACCTGCGTTTAATCAGGATAGCGAATTGCCGCCACTCAGCTCTGGCCTTGAAACCAAGGTGGAATACCTGCAGATGCTGGCGGAAAACGAAACCGAACGTATGGCTGAAGTACTGAAACAATGGATCAACAGCAATGAGCGAACAGCTAATAAACAAGAGCAGTAAAAGCAGCGTCAAAAGTGGACGCAGCCGCCTCGAGCAGGCCGCCATTCTGTTGCTCAGCGTGGGCGAAGAGGCCGCCGCGAAGCTGATGCAGAAGATGAACCGCGATGAGGTGATCCTGCTCAGCGATACGATGGCCCGTCTGCATGGCGTGAAGGTCGACCACGCGCGCTATGCGATGAACAACTTCTTTGACGATTACCGCGAGCAGAGCGGGATCAACGGTGCGTCCCGTAGCTATCTGCGCAGCATTCTGGAGAAAGCGCTGGGCGGCGAAATCGCCAGTAGCGTGATCAACGGCATCTACGGGGATGAGATCCGCCACCGTATGGCGCGCCTGCAGTGGGTCGATGTCCCGCAGCTGGCGGCGCTGATCGAGCAGGAGCACCTGCAGCTCCAGGCGGTATTCCTCGCCTTCCTGCCGCCGGACGTGGCGGCCAGCGTGCTTAGCGCGTTGTCGCAGGAGCGCCAGGATGAAATCGTCTGGCGTATTGCGCGCCTTGACGACGTCAACCGCGACGTGATTGACGAGCTGGACCGCCTGATTGAACGCGGCGTGGCGGTGCTGTCGGAACACGGCTCGAAAGTGGTCGGCATCAAACACGCGGCCAACATCGTGAACCGTATTCCGTCCAACCAGCAGCAGCTGTTGGATCAGCTGCGCGAGCGTGATGCGGGCGTAGTCGATGAGCTGGAAGAGGAGATGTACGAGTTCTTCATCCTCAGCCGCCAGACGCCAGCCACGCTGCAGCGCCTGATGGAAGAGATCGCCATTGAGGAGTGGGCGGTGGCCCTGAAAGGCACCGAGCCGGTCCTGCGCCAGACCATTTTCAACGTTATGCCGAAGCGTCAGGTGACGCTGCTGCAATCCACCACCACGCGTCTGGGGCCGGTTCCGGTCAGCCGCGTCGACCATGTGCGTAAAGAGATCATGGCCACCGTTCGCCAGCTGGCGGAAGAGGGTGAGATTCAGGTGCAGCTGTTTGCCGAACAGACCATGGAGTAACCATGTTTAAAAAGCACAGCTTACCGCTCAGCGCGCTGACCCCGACCCGACAGGCGGTGATCAAACCCCGTCTGCACAAATTCCCGCCGCTGCGCAAACGCCGCCCGGCGCACAGCGTGGCGGAGGACATTCCCGCGGCGGTAGACGGCGCGGCGATCCAGGAGCAGCTCCAGCAGGGGTTTCAGGACGGCCTGAACCGCGGATTTGCCCAGGGCCTGGAAGAGGGCAAAGAAGAGGGCTATCAGGAAGGGCTGCGCCTCGGTTTTGACGAGGGCGTGCGCAAAGGGCGATCCGAAGGCAAAACCCAGGCACGCCAGCAGTTTCTCGACGCGGCGCACCCTCTGGATGAGATCATTCAGTCGATGGAAACCTTTATGGCGGGCTACGAACAGCGCCGTCGCGAAGAGCTATTGCAGCTGGTGGAGAAAGTGACCCGCCAGGTGATCCGCTGTGAACTGACCCTGCATCCGACGCAGATTTTGACCCTGGTGGAGGAAGCGCTTAGCGCGTTGCCCCAGCAACCCGAGCAGATCAACGTCATGCTCAACAGCGAAGAACATCGCCGCATCAGCGAAGCCGAGCCCGAGAAAGTGACCCAGTGGGGGCTGATGGCGGACCCCGACCTTGCCCCCGGTGAATGCCGCGTGGTGACCAACACCACCGAGATGGACGTCGGATGCCAGCACCGTCTGGACCAGTGCATGGACGTGCTGAAAGAGACGCTCCTGCCGGAATCCCGCGATGAGTGATACCGATTTCGCGCAGGTTCTGCGCTCCATCGACAACATCAACCTCGCCCGCGTGGCCGGGCGTCTGGTGCGCGTGGCGGGGATTTTGCTGGAGTGCGTCGGGTGTCGTCTCGCCGTCGGCCAGCTGTGTCAGGTTGAAAGCGCGGATGGCGAGTTTATCGAAGCCCAGGTGGTGGGTTTCGATCGCGACGTGACCTTTTTGATGCCCTTCAAACAGCCGTCCGGCCTGATGGCGGGCGCGCGCGTCTATCCGATGGACAAACAGCAGGGCGTGTTGATTGGCGATCAGTGGCTCGGACGCGTGGTCAACGGCCTCGGGGAACCGATCGACGATAAAGGTAAACTCTCCGGCGACACGGTGCTCCCGCAGCAACTCCCGCAGGTTCACCCCCTGCGCCGCCAGCCGGTGGCTGCGCCGCTCGACGTCGGCGTGCGGGCGATCAACGGCCTGCTGACCATCGGCAAAGGCCAGCGCGTGGGGCTGATGGCGGGGAGCGGCGTAGGTAAAAGCGTGCTGCTCGGGATGATCACCCGTTACACCCAGGCCGAAGTGGTGGTGGTGGGGCTGATCGGCGAGCGCGGTCGCGAAGTGAAAGAATTTATTGAACATTCGCTGGGCGAAGAGGGACGGCGTAAATCGGTGATTGTCGCCGCGCCTGCGGACGAATCGCCGCTGATGCGCATCAAGGCCACCGAGCTGTGCCACACCATCGCCAGCTACTACCGCGACAAGGGCAAAGACGTCCTGCTGCTGGTGGATTCCCTGACCCGCTACGCCATGGCCCAGCGCGAAATCGCCCTCTCACTCGGCGAACCGCCTGCTACCAAAGGCTATCCGCCGTCGGCGTTTGGCATGATCCCACGGCTGGTGGAAAGTGCGGGCAACAGCGAAAGCCACGGCTCGATGACCGCGATTTACACAGTGCTGGCCGAAGGCGATGACCAGCAGGATCCCATCGTCGACTGCGCCCGTGCGGTGCTCGACGGGCATATCGTTCTGTCGCGCCATCTGGCGGAAGCGGGGCACTATCCGGCCATCGACATCGGGCAGTCCATCAGCCGCTGCATGAGCCAGGTGACGGAGCGCGAGCACCAGCTTTCGGCGCGAACCCTTAAACAGCTGTACGCCGAATACCAGAGCATCAAGCCGCTGATCCCGCTCGGCGGCTACGTCGCCGGTGCCGATCCGATGGCCGATAAAGCGGTCAACCTCGCCCCGGCCATCACCCGCTTTTTACAGCAGGAAGTGCAGGACGCGGCCCTGCTCGACAAAACCATCTCCGATCTCAACGTACTGGCGAAAGCAGGATAATCGACGATGAGCAAACTGATTCACACCCTCGAACAACTCCATCTGCTGCGCCACCGCGCGGTGAAAGACCTGAGCAGCAAACTCGCCACCCAGCAGCAGCTGTGCCAGCGTCTGGAGAAGAACATCCACGCCCTGTCGAATCTCGTTAACCACAGCGCACCGGAGATCCAGGGCAACGCGACCATGCTCAACAACCAGTCGTTCTACAAGCGCAATATCCAGCGCGTGATCGACTGGCAGCGACAGGAGCAGGCGCTCGCGACCGTCGAGGCGCAGAAGTTGCAGGGCAATCTGCTGGCGGAGTCGCGCCGGGAGAAGAGCCTCGAACTGGTGCTCGACGGGCGTCGTCAGGATCTGCGTCAGGCGCAGGAGCGCCGCGAGCAGAAGGTCACTGACGCGGTTTCCGCGCAGTGCTGGTTAAGACAACAGCAGGCACAGCGACAGCGATAAGATGGCTACGAATTTGATGCAGACGCTGCTCAAACGCCAGCAGCAGAAAAAAACCACAGAGCACCCTTTCGTCAGCGTGATCTGCCCGACCTGGGATCGCCGGGCGTTTTTGCCCTATCTGCTCTATCTCTTTCAGTATCAGGACTATCCGGCGGATAAACGCGAGCTGGTGATCCTCGACGACTCGGCGGAGAGCAACGAAGATCTGATCGCGATGATGGTCGATGCGCGCGTGGACAACGTGCGCTACATCCACAGCCCGGAGCGCCTCGATCTCGGCAAAAAACGCAACATGCTCAACGCGCTGGCGAAAGGGGAGTACATCGTCTGCTTCGACGATGACGATTACTATCCGCCGAACAAAATCAGCGCCCAGGTGGGCGAGATGCAGCGCAACAACGCGCTCTTCTCCGGCAGCGACACGATTTATATCTGGTACAGCCATCTCGACAAAATCTATCGCACCCACGCGTTTGGCGCGCACCACGCCCTGAACGGGACGTTTGCCTATCACCGCAACTTCCTGAAAAACCACCGCTACGAAGACACGGCGGTGCTGGCGGAAGAGCAGGCGTTCCTGAACAACTTCACGTCGCCGGTGTTTCAGATTGACCCCAAGCAGGCGATTCTGTGCATCTCGCACAGCAGTAATACCTATGACAAAGATTTTGTGCTCGGCTCCAGCCAGCCGACGGATCTGACGCTGGACGATTTCGTCTCGGACCGCAATCTGCTGAGCCACTATCGCCGCCTGAGCCACGCGCCGCTGAGCACCTCCGTGCAGTGGTCGGCGCTCGATAAGGTGGCGGTGATGTACGACCAGCCCGAGCAGCTTGAAAACCAACGTCAGGCGCTGGCCGCGCTCGGTCTGAACGACAGTCAGCTTGTGCCTTTTGCTCGCGGTATGCAGAGCGAACTGGAAACGCACTGTGAGGTGCTGGACACCGCGATGCGTGAAGGCTGGCGCAGCGTGCTGCTGCTGGATGCGTCGGTGAAATACGTGCGCAAAGAGATGTCGATCAAAACGGTCAACCAGCTGCTTTCCCGCCTCGAACATATCGACTGGCAGGGGCTGCTGCTGGGCGCGCGCTACCAGCGCATTTCCCCCCTGAAAGCCTTGCCCGGCGTGGCCCGCATTACCCGCGCCGACTGCGCTTGCGCCTATGCCGTGAACGGCAAATACCTTCCCGAGCTGCTGGCCCACTACCGGGAGGCCATCGCGCAACAGTACAGCCTTGATGCCTGCTGGCCTGCGCCAATGCAGGCCCACTGCTGGCTTGGCCTGCAGCCGAGCTTCGCTTTTTTACCCGAGATATCCGACCGCGAAAGCGGAAAGAGTGTCGATTGCACCCACTGGTTTTTTCGCAAAAACTTTCAATGAAAAAGGGCCGCGACGCCCGCGGCCGGAGTACCTTATGGAATTGATTGAGCACTACCAACCCGAGTACGTCATTCGCTTCGCCGAGCGCGTGCGACCGTGCGACTGTCCTGCCTGCCAGAACCGCGCGGACGACTGGCCCGCCACGCAGCTAAAACTGAAAAATCAGCAGCGCGACAGCCTCGACGCCGGCTGCGAAACCGCGGCCCGCGAAATCCTGCTCAACCCGCAAGCCTTTGTTCTACATACCTCCACCACCCGCCCGGAGAGCGAGCTGGGGCTGAGCGCGTGGGACGAAACCCTGAATCAGCAGTGTATCAACCTGGCGGTTCACCCGGCGCTGACCCTCGAAAGCAGCCTGTACGCGACCGGCGTGCTGCTGAGTAAAGCCCAGCGTTATCTCGATAACGATCAATGCGACCCGCAGCTGCTGCTGGAGATGGGTGAGCAGCTCGCGGATCTGGCCGAGCGTGGAATTCTGGACGAACAGCTGCAGCTCCTGCCGCCGATTGAGGTCAACCGCGTGGAGGCCCTGGAGCAGATGGGCGCGATGCGCCTGACCCTGAACCTGCCCGCGATGCAGAAAATGAGCATGATGCTGAAGCTCAGCGAACTGGCGGTGATGCAGCCTGCCCGCCTGCAGGATCGTTTACGTGAACTGGAAGCAGTGACCGCCCGCAACACGCTCCTGACAGATCAGCCGCATATCCTGCGCAACGCCCTGATCTATAAACTCTACGGCGAATGCCTGCCCGGCCCGAACGCCGACAACTACGGCGATGTGCTGATGTCCCTCACCCGGATGATGTTCCAGCTGAAAATGCTGTGCGCCATGTGGCTGGAAGACAACGCCCAGTTGACCCACGACGACGTGGTAGCCCTGTTCAGCGCCTGGTTCAGCTGGCAGCGCGGGAATGTGTGGAAAGGGGCGAATTCTGCGGACTACACGTTGCTGTGTGGGTTGTCGTTGATTTGATGGCTTATTCAGCTCTTTAGTTTAAGTAGACATCAAAACCATAAATCTATGGCTTTGATGTCTACTACTATTCATTTGAGTTCTTCTTTCTTTTTCTTCATCCATGCATCGTCATATTTAATATTCCCTCTGACATAGTTCCATTCAATCGCACGGAATCTCAGTCCCACAACCTCATGCATATTCGGTGCGGAACTCCCTGGATAATAGACATGGGTAAAATCTAAGGACGAGATCACGACGCTTTCCAGTGTGATGCGATAGATCTCGACTTCAATCCCCGCCTCGATAATCTCATAATATTTAATGACGGCTTTCTGTAATCGTCTTGATTCGCTGATGGCATTAGCAAGATAGGGACTGACTTTGTCTAACTGCTTATGAATGACAACGGGATCATGCTGTCGGGTCCCTGTCAGGCTTCCGGTATGGCTATCGACACCGGTTCGTATGCCATAACTGCTGTTCATCACCTCTATGGCACCCTCCCGGCCTGGCGCCGTACATTCCCCGGTGACT
It includes:
- a CDS encoding FliM/FliN family flagellar motor switch protein; this encodes MSDLQQELSQSLDFSDLNLGDMPREETVEGNIRLDIQEEPASVNDIDDLRKMALFSRIPVTLTLEVASVEISLAELMTVNHDSVIELDKMAGEALDIKVNGILFGKAEAVVLNDKYGLRILEFNSKELGELTR
- the fliH gene encoding flagellar assembly protein FliH codes for the protein MFKKHSLPLSALTPTRQAVIKPRLHKFPPLRKRRPAHSVAEDIPAAVDGAAIQEQLQQGFQDGLNRGFAQGLEEGKEEGYQEGLRLGFDEGVRKGRSEGKTQARQQFLDAAHPLDEIIQSMETFMAGYEQRRREELLQLVEKVTRQVIRCELTLHPTQILTLVEEALSALPQQPEQINVMLNSEEHRRISEAEPEKVTQWGLMADPDLAPGECRVVTNTTEMDVGCQHRLDQCMDVLKETLLPESRDE
- the fliE gene encoding flagellar hook-basal body complex protein FliE, which codes for MDKISAIGLQASQQAMLSKMHNTAAMAASGVNQGQMIAPGASFPEVAGAGNLSFSQVLNNAIDNVDAVQHSAGAKQKAIEMGQSDDLAGAMIESQKASVAFSAMMQVRNKLTTALDEVMNTPL
- a CDS encoding sigma-54 interaction domain-containing protein, whose product is MSIVIEHEARNENGFVASAPESVNVFSLARRVAKYNVSVLITGETGTGKECISRYIHENALGADAPYVGVNCAAIPESMLEAILFGYEKGAFTGAVTGVAGKFEQANGGTLLLDEIGDMPLALQAKLLRVLQEQEVERLGSHKRIPLDIRLVASTNKDLQQEIAEGRFRQDLFYRISVVPIHITPLRERRQDIIPLALRFIAKYKAFHKGNIRLSDEARHALLAYEWPGNVRELENVIQRGMILSNGEEITAVDFGLPVMIPTVDMPDLDVMPAYREQQSAASAMSNVKLHGRMAEFQYILELLKRHNGNKSKTAAFLGITPRALRYRLASMREEGIDAGCYS
- the fliJ gene encoding flagellar export protein FliJ encodes the protein MSKLIHTLEQLHLLRHRAVKDLSSKLATQQQLCQRLEKNIHALSNLVNHSAPEIQGNATMLNNQSFYKRNIQRVIDWQRQEQALATVEAQKLQGNLLAESRREKSLELVLDGRRQDLRQAQERREQKVTDAVSAQCWLRQQQAQRQR
- the fliI gene encoding flagellar protein export ATPase FliI, whose protein sequence is MSDTDFAQVLRSIDNINLARVAGRLVRVAGILLECVGCRLAVGQLCQVESADGEFIEAQVVGFDRDVTFLMPFKQPSGLMAGARVYPMDKQQGVLIGDQWLGRVVNGLGEPIDDKGKLSGDTVLPQQLPQVHPLRRQPVAAPLDVGVRAINGLLTIGKGQRVGLMAGSGVGKSVLLGMITRYTQAEVVVVGLIGERGREVKEFIEHSLGEEGRRKSVIVAAPADESPLMRIKATELCHTIASYYRDKGKDVLLLVDSLTRYAMAQREIALSLGEPPATKGYPPSAFGMIPRLVESAGNSESHGSMTAIYTVLAEGDDQQDPIVDCARAVLDGHIVLSRHLAEAGHYPAIDIGQSISRCMSQVTEREHQLSARTLKQLYAEYQSIKPLIPLGGYVAGADPMADKAVNLAPAITRFLQQEVQDAALLDKTISDLNVLAKAG
- a CDS encoding flagellar motor switch protein FliG → MSEQLINKSSKSSVKSGRSRLEQAAILLLSVGEEAAAKLMQKMNRDEVILLSDTMARLHGVKVDHARYAMNNFFDDYREQSGINGASRSYLRSILEKALGGEIASSVINGIYGDEIRHRMARLQWVDVPQLAALIEQEHLQLQAVFLAFLPPDVAASVLSALSQERQDEIVWRIARLDDVNRDVIDELDRLIERGVAVLSEHGSKVVGIKHAANIVNRIPSNQQQLLDQLRERDAGVVDELEEEMYEFFILSRQTPATLQRLMEEIAIEEWAVALKGTEPVLRQTIFNVMPKRQVTLLQSTTTRLGPVPVSRVDHVRKEIMATVRQLAEEGEIQVQLFAEQTME
- a CDS encoding Hcp family type VI secretion system effector, with amino-acid sequence MSLPAYLFLYDENGMKVTGECTAPGREGAIEVMNSSYGIRTGVDSHTGSLTGTRQHDPVVIHKQLDKVSPYLANAISESRRLQKAVIKYYEIIEAGIEVEIYRITLESVVISSLDFTHVYYPGSSAPNMHEVVGLRFRAIEWNYVRGNIKYDDAWMKKKKEELK
- a CDS encoding FliM/FliN family flagellar motor C-terminal domain-containing protein; its protein translation is MQAAPQRIRIYQRQAIPDMVKLDVSKLGRPWHKLPKLMNDSFDIFDSRLSIYFLKKLRVNVALESMIFAIDQTHKNTQLFSTPLGSIAFSIERSLLLHILHDYYGLGKESGNILPDTSQPVTKTEDRLKTKIGLDLTRLLIDKETFGQDLEIKSDNTTIINQWAWCVTFSLEGYEHGSFTLLFDNQHVDHMLMTMRDPSTDSAAGKKATPDRSQIERLFYSLPLKLSGKVASLNLTVAQLAKIKPGDIIPMSINDPVPVYIGKEQIFDANIAEDHSKLFLCGFNDRTIEKPYE
- a CDS encoding glycosyltransferase family 2 protein, producing the protein MATNLMQTLLKRQQQKKTTEHPFVSVICPTWDRRAFLPYLLYLFQYQDYPADKRELVILDDSAESNEDLIAMMVDARVDNVRYIHSPERLDLGKKRNMLNALAKGEYIVCFDDDDYYPPNKISAQVGEMQRNNALFSGSDTIYIWYSHLDKIYRTHAFGAHHALNGTFAYHRNFLKNHRYEDTAVLAEEQAFLNNFTSPVFQIDPKQAILCISHSSNTYDKDFVLGSSQPTDLTLDDFVSDRNLLSHYRRLSHAPLSTSVQWSALDKVAVMYDQPEQLENQRQALAALGLNDSQLVPFARGMQSELETHCEVLDTAMREGWRSVLLLDASVKYVRKEMSIKTVNQLLSRLEHIDWQGLLLGARYQRISPLKALPGVARITRADCACAYAVNGKYLPELLAHYREAIAQQYSLDACWPAPMQAHCWLGLQPSFAFLPEISDRESGKSVDCTHWFFRKNFQ
- the fliF gene encoding flagellar basal-body MS-ring/collar protein FliF, whose amino-acid sequence is MLNKLKEKLSSIPFPAGRLKPQWLITAGGVLLVGAIVFSLWRSNQGYVALYGSQENIPVAQVVEVLGAEAIAYRINPDNGQILIPENKLPRARMALAAKGITAVTPDGYELMDKEEMLGSSQFIQNVRYKRSLEGELARSIMALDPVESARVHLGLSESSSFVMTNKPQSSASVMLQLRYGKHLDEQQVAAIVQLVAGSVPGLQANSVRVVDQAGNLLSENGQQGTTNMASIRQGRDVIERIKHETTSNIAGLLTPLFGSENYRISVTPSVDMSSVEETQERLGKEPLVSDENISRENTTNELAMGIPGSLSNRPVTAPAAGAAPAAAQQQTTQTQTSDPRSLTNRTQEQRKFAFDRDIRHIRHPGYKLEKLRVAVALNQAAPSLASMTPEQLATLTRLVEDAAGIEKDRGDSLTLDRLTFVDMTVDGLPVLKWWQDPSIQYWGQTGGIGLLALLTLLFGVRPLAQRLGRREPLEAEAIEAKTHDDAPENDLVTTENGLTGLPGPAFNQDSELPPLSSGLETKVEYLQMLAENETERMAEVLKQWINSNERTANKQEQ